The Enterococcus rotai genome includes a window with the following:
- a CDS encoding cysteine desulfurase family protein encodes MIYFDNSATTPIYPQALDTYVKVNQRIIGNPSSLHDLGNQANRLLEQARKQIADLIQVKSNEIYFTSGGTEGDNWVLKGTALEKKSFGRHIIISNIEHPAVSETARQLAENGFELSIAPVDERGFVIVDELAKLIRKDTILVSVMAVNNEIGSIQPIQAISDCLENHPTIHFHVDAVQAIGKVAQEQWLTPRVDFATFSAHKFHGPRGVGFIYWKHGRKLTPLLNGGGQENDQRSGTENVAGIVSMAKALRLYTDKRAEKPMHTATIRRYLVEALQEYSNVTVFSKETSDFAPHILCFALKGIRGEVLVHALEEKQIYTSTTSACSSRKKMASSTLHAMKVPDALATSAIRISLDESNTIAEAEQFMIIFNQLYKKFLVLNG; translated from the coding sequence ATGATATATTTTGATAACAGCGCAACAACGCCAATTTATCCGCAAGCGTTAGATACATATGTAAAAGTTAATCAACGAATCATTGGCAATCCGTCTAGTTTGCATGATCTAGGTAATCAAGCAAATCGCTTGCTAGAGCAAGCACGGAAACAAATTGCTGATTTGATCCAAGTAAAATCAAACGAGATTTATTTTACAAGCGGTGGCACAGAAGGCGATAATTGGGTCTTAAAAGGAACGGCTTTGGAGAAAAAATCATTTGGTCGCCATATTATTATTTCAAATATTGAGCATCCAGCTGTTTCTGAAACAGCAAGACAGTTGGCCGAAAATGGCTTTGAACTATCGATTGCTCCGGTTGATGAACGCGGATTTGTAATAGTAGATGAATTAGCGAAATTGATTCGTAAAGATACCATTCTTGTGTCTGTTATGGCAGTCAATAATGAAATCGGCTCGATCCAGCCAATTCAAGCAATCAGCGACTGTTTAGAAAATCATCCAACGATCCATTTTCATGTGGATGCTGTTCAAGCAATTGGCAAGGTCGCTCAGGAACAATGGCTAACGCCACGTGTAGATTTTGCTACATTTTCTGCGCATAAATTTCATGGACCAAGAGGTGTTGGGTTTATTTATTGGAAACACGGACGTAAGCTAACCCCTTTATTAAACGGTGGCGGTCAAGAAAATGATCAAAGAAGCGGTACAGAGAATGTTGCTGGGATTGTATCAATGGCGAAAGCATTGCGTTTATATACAGATAAAAGAGCAGAAAAACCAATGCATACGGCAACTATTCGTCGTTATTTGGTTGAAGCTTTACAAGAATATTCGAACGTTACGGTCTTTTCAAAAGAGACGTCCGATTTTGCTCCGCATATTTTATGCTTTGCGCTAAAAGGGATTCGTGGCGAGGTACTGGTACATGCCTTAGAAGAAAAGCAAATTTACACATCAACGACAAGTGCCTGCTCTAGCCGGAAAAAAATGGCTAGTAGTACCCTACATGCCATGAAAGTACCGGATGCTTTAGCAACTTCTGCTATTAGAATCAGCTTAGATGAAAGTAATACAATTGCTGAAGCTGAACAGTTTATGATTATCTTTAATCAGTTGTATAAAAAATTCTTGGTATTGAATGGATAA
- the ezrA gene encoding septation ring formation regulator EzrA: protein MKNNLIIIVVLAIIIIAAVLYLVGYFMRKKNQMKLDDLEKRKEALFDLPVIEEVDDVKKMHMVGQSQNTFREWNQRWTEISTRSFAELESQIFEVENLNETFRFMKAKKAVAEADETMTEMESEVEIIRNGLKELRESEERNSLEVQKALDVYEEISKLLHDEKSEFGSAYPELQKQIKNIEIEFTQFVTLNTSGDPIEAREVLENAERHTYELDDVMKRIPPLYDELNRTFPDQLKEIEEGYKRLLADHYVFPEKNFEEELRRVQKRVKNSTVDLEKTEVDAVEVANRDTANAIDALYEIMEREINAKKYVITNHKVVGDYIAHALKNNRQLMIELDHTSQSYTLNHNELGRSRGFQTEIEELIRRYEDFEPKMKEHTIPYSEVQAFFKDCYKILDDIENQQVEIDDSLKELRKGEKAAQEKVDQYDFRLRNIKRYVEKQRLPGLPADYLEFFFVATDRIEELSKALNRIRINMEEIKKLSDLCNEDLELLDKKTNDLVNSAALTEQMMQYANRYRHTHEAIRVAMENSLELFSKEYRYQDALDEIGTALERVEPGAFRRIEDFYFNNLDAM from the coding sequence ATGAAGAATAATCTGATCATTATCGTAGTTTTAGCTATAATAATCATCGCAGCAGTTTTGTATTTAGTTGGTTATTTTATGAGAAAGAAAAATCAAATGAAACTCGATGATCTGGAAAAGAGGAAAGAAGCGCTGTTCGACTTACCAGTGATTGAAGAGGTCGATGATGTCAAAAAAATGCACATGGTCGGGCAAAGTCAGAACACATTTAGAGAATGGAATCAACGTTGGACCGAGATTTCTACTCGTTCTTTTGCAGAGTTAGAAAGTCAGATTTTTGAAGTTGAAAATTTAAATGAAACCTTCCGTTTTATGAAAGCAAAAAAAGCAGTTGCCGAAGCTGACGAGACAATGACTGAGATGGAATCAGAAGTTGAGATCATTCGTAATGGTTTGAAAGAGCTACGTGAAAGTGAAGAGCGCAATTCATTGGAAGTTCAAAAAGCTTTAGATGTTTACGAAGAAATCAGTAAATTACTTCATGATGAAAAATCAGAATTTGGTTCAGCTTATCCGGAATTACAAAAACAAATCAAAAATATCGAGATCGAGTTTACTCAATTTGTTACATTGAATACTTCTGGCGATCCGATCGAAGCACGTGAAGTATTGGAAAATGCCGAACGTCACACCTATGAGTTAGATGATGTGATGAAGCGTATCCCACCACTGTATGACGAATTGAACCGAACATTCCCAGATCAACTAAAAGAGATTGAAGAGGGATACAAACGTCTGCTTGCAGATCATTATGTGTTCCCTGAAAAGAATTTTGAAGAAGAATTGAGACGCGTTCAAAAACGCGTGAAAAATTCAACGGTTGATTTAGAGAAAACAGAAGTCGATGCAGTTGAAGTTGCAAATCGTGATACAGCTAATGCAATCGATGCACTATATGAAATCATGGAACGTGAGATCAATGCTAAGAAATATGTGATCACAAATCATAAAGTCGTTGGTGATTACATTGCCCACGCATTGAAAAACAATCGCCAATTAATGATCGAACTGGATCACACGTCACAAAGTTACACATTGAATCACAATGAGCTTGGACGTTCAAGAGGTTTCCAAACTGAGATTGAAGAACTGATTCGCCGTTATGAAGATTTCGAACCAAAAATGAAAGAACATACCATTCCATATTCAGAAGTTCAAGCATTCTTTAAAGATTGCTATAAGATTTTAGATGACATCGAAAATCAACAAGTTGAAATCGATGATTCATTGAAAGAATTACGCAAAGGTGAAAAAGCTGCCCAAGAAAAAGTTGATCAATATGATTTTCGTTTACGTAACATCAAACGCTATGTTGAAAAACAACGTTTGCCAGGGTTACCAGCTGATTACTTAGAATTCTTCTTTGTTGCAACAGACCGTATTGAAGAACTAAGTAAAGCCTTGAACCGTATTAGAATCAATATGGAAGAGATCAAAAAACTTTCTGATCTTTGTAATGAAGATTTAGAATTACTAGATAAGAAAACCAATGATTTAGTTAACTCTGCAGCATTAACAGAACAAATGATGCAGTATGCAAATCGTTACCGTCATACACACGAAGCAATTCGTGTAGCGATGGAAAATAGTTTAGAACTATTTTCAAAAGAGTATAGATATCAAGATGCATTAGATGAAATTGGAACGGCACTTGAACGAGTAGAACCAGGTGCGTTTAGACGAATCGAAGATTTCTATTTCAACAATCTTGATGCAATGTAA
- a CDS encoding HAD family hydrolase: protein MTQEYKGIIFDMDGVLVDSEEFYYQRRKAFLKEYDLSIEQIPLPLFIGADMRSLWETILEVNDTIYDEAFLNEKYHQYKAEHPIDYSQLIDPDAKRVLQFFKRKGYRIGLASSSTLDVIQEVLKEGQLTSYFDVVVSGTQFKKSKPAPEIYEYTAEELGLDPKNCLAIEDSEKGIRSARDAGTTVWAIKDTRFGMDQQLADQKIDTLSDVCKKLQKTEKIG, encoded by the coding sequence ATGACGCAAGAATACAAGGGAATTATTTTCGATATGGATGGTGTGTTAGTCGATAGTGAGGAGTTCTATTATCAACGTAGAAAAGCTTTTCTCAAGGAATATGATCTATCTATTGAACAGATTCCGCTACCATTATTTATCGGAGCGGACATGCGAAGCTTATGGGAGACGATTCTTGAAGTTAATGATACAATCTATGATGAAGCTTTCTTAAATGAAAAATACCATCAATACAAAGCAGAACACCCGATTGATTACAGTCAGTTGATCGATCCAGATGCCAAACGAGTCTTGCAGTTTTTTAAAAGAAAAGGGTATAGAATCGGTTTAGCCTCATCATCAACGTTAGATGTGATCCAAGAAGTTTTAAAAGAAGGACAATTAACGAGTTATTTTGATGTAGTCGTGAGCGGCACACAATTCAAAAAAAGCAAACCAGCTCCAGAGATTTATGAATATACCGCAGAAGAATTAGGACTGGATCCTAAAAATTGTTTGGCGATCGAAGATTCTGAAAAAGGCATTCGTTCCGCTCGTGATGCAGGGACAACGGTTTGGGCTATAAAAGATACTCGCTTTGGTATGGACCAGCAATTGGCAGATCAAAAAATCGATACATTGAGCGATGTGTGTAAAAAGTTGCAAAAGACAGAGAAAATCGGTTAA
- a CDS encoding aspartate kinase: MKVTKFGGSSLASAAQLEKVLQIVKEDASRKFIVVSAPGKRSSEDIKVTDLLIAYYNTYLNNENTTEITGKIVDRYEAILDELGLDKEILNDIQQGIQKLATLPKQDNPHLFDAFLASGENNNAKLVASFFQQRGLKARYKNPSDLGIIVSDEPGNARILTSSLSKINQFKTTDEILVIPGFFGFTEAGDICTFSRGGSDITGSIVAAGVEADIYENFTDVNGIFVAHPGIIHEPKTIKELTYREMRELAYAGFAVLHDEALMPAYRANIPVVIKNTNNPEHPGTLITTSRTVKHDPVVGIASDQGFASIYISKYLMNRELGFGRRLLQILEELGLSYEHMPSGIDDISIILREEQLTIEIEEQLMERLERELEPDELRITHGLSMLMVVGEGMRQRIGVMADSTAALAFNKINLEMINQGSSEVSIMFGIREDQEKKAIQALYKTFFEVE, from the coding sequence GTGAAAGTCACAAAATTTGGAGGTAGCTCATTAGCATCAGCTGCACAATTAGAAAAAGTTTTACAAATCGTAAAAGAAGACGCTTCACGAAAGTTTATCGTTGTTTCAGCTCCTGGTAAGCGTTCTTCTGAGGACATCAAAGTAACAGATTTACTTATTGCTTACTATAATACTTATTTAAATAATGAAAATACGACTGAAATCACTGGCAAAATCGTTGATCGTTACGAAGCGATTTTAGATGAGTTAGGGCTTGATAAAGAGATACTAAATGATATTCAACAAGGAATCCAAAAATTGGCTACATTACCAAAACAGGATAACCCACATCTTTTTGATGCCTTTTTAGCCAGCGGTGAAAATAACAATGCAAAATTAGTTGCCTCTTTTTTCCAACAGCGCGGACTAAAGGCTCGTTATAAAAATCCGAGTGATCTTGGGATCATTGTCTCAGACGAACCTGGTAATGCCCGAATTTTGACATCTTCTTTAAGCAAAATCAACCAGTTTAAAACAACTGACGAAATTTTAGTGATTCCTGGCTTTTTTGGTTTTACAGAAGCGGGAGATATTTGTACATTTTCTAGAGGAGGCTCTGATATCACAGGCTCGATCGTTGCAGCTGGAGTCGAAGCTGATATTTACGAAAACTTTACGGATGTTAATGGGATTTTTGTGGCTCACCCTGGAATCATTCATGAACCTAAAACAATTAAAGAGCTAACCTATCGGGAAATGCGAGAATTAGCTTATGCAGGCTTTGCAGTATTACATGATGAAGCATTGATGCCTGCTTACCGTGCTAACATCCCTGTCGTTATCAAAAATACAAATAATCCTGAACATCCAGGAACCTTGATTACAACATCTAGAACAGTGAAACACGACCCTGTTGTCGGAATTGCCAGCGACCAAGGATTTGCCAGCATTTATATTAGTAAATATTTAATGAATAGAGAATTGGGCTTTGGACGTCGTTTATTGCAAATTCTAGAAGAGCTCGGTCTTAGTTACGAGCATATGCCTTCTGGGATCGATGATATTTCGATTATTTTGCGAGAAGAGCAATTAACAATTGAGATCGAAGAACAATTGATGGAGCGCTTGGAGCGTGAACTTGAGCCAGATGAATTACGGATTACACATGGTTTATCTATGTTGATGGTGGTTGGTGAAGGCATGCGTCAACGGATCGGGGTTATGGCAGACAGCACTGCCGCTTTAGCTTTTAATAAAATCAACTTGGAAATGATCAACCAAGGTTCTTCTGAGGTCAGTATTATGTTTGGAATTCGTGAAGATCAAGAGAAAAAAGCGATCCAAGCCTTATATAAAACCTTTTTTGAAGTGGAATAA
- a CDS encoding GNAT family N-acetyltransferase: protein MLTKRKANKEDYRSIIEIWERSVKNTHDFLSEEDFNFYKKIIPENLDSVDLTIWSENDELVGFSGLDHHELVMLFLDPNFIGKRYGSRILTWLVDNEGINRIDVNTQNEQAKKFYLNHGFEIESEDAVDGFGKPYPITHLVRKTKF from the coding sequence ATGTTAACTAAAAGAAAAGCAAACAAAGAGGATTATCGTTCAATTATCGAAATATGGGAAAGATCAGTAAAAAATACACATGATTTTTTATCTGAGGAAGATTTCAATTTTTATAAAAAAATAATTCCTGAAAATTTAGATAGTGTTGACTTAACTATCTGGAGTGAAAACGATGAACTAGTTGGTTTTAGTGGTCTTGATCATCATGAGTTAGTCATGTTATTCCTTGATCCTAATTTTATTGGAAAACGCTATGGTAGTAGAATATTGACGTGGCTAGTTGACAATGAGGGGATAAACAGAATTGACGTGAATACTCAAAATGAACAGGCTAAAAAATTCTATTTAAATCACGGATTTGAAATTGAATCAGAGGATGCAGTCGATGGCTTTGGAAAACCTTATCCAATTACTCATCTCGTGAGAAAGACAAAATTTTAA
- a CDS encoding ABC transporter ATP-binding protein: protein MIELFNVSKNYGTKQALKELSLTIKSGEIFGFLGHNGAGKSTTIKSLVSIIQPSSGSIKVDSLELSENRQAIKQKIAYVPDTPDIFLQLTAGEYWDLISAAYGLEAAQKQTRLSELASLFDMLSHQDETLASFSHGMRQKTIIIGALLPDPDIWILDEPLQGLDPQAAFDLKEMMKAHAAKGKTVIFSTHALDTAEQLCDQLAILKKGELIYNGSVADLLAQSPNESLESIYLKMAGRQSDAQLLERIEGDLDE, encoded by the coding sequence ATGATCGAGTTGTTTAATGTCAGTAAAAATTATGGGACAAAACAAGCGTTGAAGGAATTGAGCTTAACGATTAAGTCGGGAGAAATCTTTGGTTTTCTTGGGCATAACGGGGCAGGTAAATCGACAACCATCAAAAGTCTAGTAAGTATCATTCAGCCTTCTAGTGGTTCAATCAAAGTTGACAGTTTGGAATTATCAGAAAATCGGCAAGCCATCAAGCAAAAAATTGCCTACGTGCCGGACACTCCTGATATCTTTTTACAGTTAACAGCAGGAGAATACTGGGATTTGATCAGTGCCGCTTATGGACTTGAGGCGGCACAAAAACAAACGCGCTTAAGTGAATTGGCTTCTTTGTTTGACATGTTGAGTCATCAAGATGAAACGTTAGCAAGTTTTTCTCATGGTATGCGCCAAAAAACGATCATTATTGGGGCCTTATTGCCTGATCCTGATATTTGGATTTTAGATGAGCCTTTACAAGGGTTGGATCCCCAAGCTGCATTTGATTTGAAAGAAATGATGAAGGCTCATGCTGCCAAAGGGAAAACGGTCATTTTCTCAACCCATGCGTTAGATACCGCTGAACAACTGTGTGATCAATTAGCGATTCTAAAGAAAGGTGAACTCATCTACAACGGCTCTGTTGCTGACTTATTAGCGCAATCGCCAAATGAATCTTTAGAATCCATCTACTTGAAGATGGCTGGTCGGCAATCGGATGCGCAATTATTAGAACGTATTGAAGGTGATTTGGATGAATAA
- a CDS encoding ABC transporter, protein MNKTQLLELTRVNLRYANPQVTDRARRKGKSGKALTRALINQYLLSGVLFLFIYGATMFLIDFSQMPGFFTYYVALFSILAFSQGISVIYNVFFESQDLPAYLPLPFKQSTIFAAKILVVALTVTPFVFPMFVVFLLTGWRAGIFLPVTIILAVLLFLLVLATVFAVCCLIVFGLTRTKFFKEHKKVVTSLLLGISMTIAIVGIIFMNGQSSYSEVGQMDRNPITILLPLFQIVANPFSTSGLLSLAGLLGIFLVLMIAVKLLILPKLYEQLTDATTAKGAQRRKYKANQNLGQLLINYNKQLLKEPNLIMQVLSTSLLMPVIFIVTFAIGGSLNLSHLDFRFIGVVFLGGIALAWMTINQTSFISNLISLDQENFHFVRSLPISMSKYMQKKFLVGLVIQFILTGGIALIGSFLFRLPLIFVISFVAGALLGSYLLCLRFFARDYRFILLEWTSISQLFNRGAGNTGLVLTMFGSIFGSLIILVMYGFAAMYLPFWPLTLGVLTLIVLVTIFWGRYYQKNFWTNFD, encoded by the coding sequence ATGAATAAAACACAGCTGCTTGAATTGACTCGAGTGAATTTACGTTATGCCAACCCGCAAGTGACCGATCGCGCTCGAAGAAAAGGCAAAAGCGGAAAAGCATTGACGCGAGCTTTGATCAATCAGTATTTGCTTTCTGGTGTTCTATTTTTATTCATCTATGGCGCCACAATGTTTCTTATTGATTTTAGTCAAATGCCAGGTTTCTTTACTTATTATGTTGCTTTATTTAGCATTTTAGCTTTTTCGCAAGGAATCTCGGTCATTTATAATGTGTTCTTTGAAAGTCAGGACTTACCAGCCTATCTCCCTTTGCCTTTCAAACAAAGTACGATTTTTGCGGCAAAAATTTTGGTCGTTGCTTTAACAGTTACGCCATTTGTTTTTCCAATGTTTGTCGTATTCTTGCTGACTGGCTGGCGAGCAGGGATTTTTCTGCCAGTAACGATCATTCTAGCGGTTTTGCTTTTCTTATTGGTTTTAGCTACGGTATTTGCAGTTTGTTGCTTGATCGTCTTTGGCTTGACTCGAACTAAATTTTTCAAAGAGCATAAAAAAGTCGTAACTAGTTTATTGTTAGGTATTTCAATGACGATTGCAATCGTTGGGATCATTTTTATGAATGGTCAAAGTTCTTACTCCGAAGTAGGTCAAATGGATCGAAATCCGATCACTATTTTATTGCCGTTGTTTCAAATTGTTGCTAATCCATTTTCTACATCAGGATTGCTTAGTCTTGCAGGTTTACTTGGTATTTTTTTAGTCTTGATGATTGCTGTTAAGTTGTTGATTCTGCCAAAACTTTACGAGCAGTTGACGGATGCAACTACCGCCAAAGGTGCCCAACGTCGTAAATATAAAGCGAACCAAAATTTAGGTCAGCTACTAATAAATTATAATAAACAATTATTGAAAGAACCCAACTTAATTATGCAAGTATTGTCTACTTCTTTACTAATGCCAGTTATTTTTATCGTTACATTTGCAATTGGCGGCTCATTGAATTTAAGTCATTTAGATTTCCGTTTTATCGGGGTTGTCTTTTTAGGTGGCATTGCATTAGCTTGGATGACAATCAATCAGACTTCATTTATCAGTAATTTGATATCTCTTGATCAAGAAAATTTTCATTTTGTACGGTCTTTGCCAATCTCAATGTCCAAGTATATGCAGAAAAAATTTTTGGTGGGGTTGGTTATTCAATTTATCTTAACTGGCGGAATCGCATTGATCGGCAGTTTCCTCTTCCGATTACCACTAATTTTTGTCATTAGTTTCGTTGCAGGTGCCTTATTAGGGAGTTATCTGCTTTGTCTACGATTTTTTGCAAGAGACTATCGCTTTATTTTACTGGAATGGACCAGTATCAGCCAATTATTTAATCGTGGTGCAGGAAATACAGGGTTAGTTTTGACGATGTTTGGGTCTATTTTTGGTAGTTTGATTATTTTAGTGATGTATGGTTTTGCCGCTATGTATCTACCATTTTGGCCGCTCACATTAGGGGTTTTAACACTAATTGTGCTTGTAACTATTTTCTGGGGCCGTTACTATCAGAAAAATTTTTGGACAAATTTTGATTAA
- a CDS encoding HAD family hydrolase, translating into MKIDNPFEKAEAFHEKFDNRKPKIPTPFSAKQASDRAGFKTEELVEFLYGSANNDPAVFKELVEQLKVSVDQAEEKVLSKQKQVTDPLVEQVDALIDLLYFTYGSFSLLGVDPTEVFSIVHEANMGKIFPDGKPHYHPVTHKVMKPDNWEADFAPEPKIKAELERQKNAAEMN; encoded by the coding sequence ATGAAAATCGATAATCCATTTGAAAAAGCAGAAGCATTTCACGAAAAATTTGATAATCGAAAACCGAAAATTCCAACGCCGTTTTCTGCTAAGCAAGCATCGGATAGAGCGGGCTTTAAAACGGAAGAGTTGGTTGAGTTTTTGTATGGATCGGCGAACAATGATCCAGCAGTATTTAAAGAATTAGTAGAGCAGCTAAAAGTATCAGTCGATCAGGCTGAGGAAAAAGTTCTGAGCAAACAAAAGCAAGTAACTGATCCTTTAGTAGAACAAGTTGACGCATTGATCGATCTATTGTATTTTACATACGGTTCGTTTTCATTGCTGGGCGTCGATCCAACTGAAGTTTTTTCGATTGTTCATGAAGCCAACATGGGAAAAATTTTCCCAGATGGTAAACCACATTATCATCCCGTCACACATAAAGTGATGAAGCCAGATAACTGGGAGGCAGATTTTGCACCCGAGCCAAAGATCAAAGCTGAATTAGAACGTCAGAAAAATGCTGCTGAAATGAACTGA
- a CDS encoding Cof-type HAD-IIB family hydrolase — translation MIKAIFFDIDGTLVNKNAKALESTKQAIALAQEQGIICGVATGRGPVHLSQQIDELNLDVFVTYNGQLVYTKDETIRADHFPEETLRRIVTFSDDYHRQIMFGSRKSLEGSSLMRFGQKKWAKKLSRFLPKRFPVTIAKNLVSRFSIHRKDQRYFDLDILKEPIYQCVLLSAKSEESFLKKQLEGCHLTRSNPYTVDIIPAGGSKLVGIKRCAEHFNLSLDEVMAFGDSWNDLEMLSHVGYGVAMGNAEEEIKKVAKYVTKSNEEDGIYQALSHYDVIH, via the coding sequence ATGATAAAAGCTATTTTCTTTGATATCGATGGCACGCTAGTGAATAAAAATGCCAAAGCTTTGGAGTCAACAAAACAGGCAATTGCATTAGCGCAAGAACAAGGAATCATCTGCGGTGTTGCAACAGGTCGAGGACCCGTTCATTTAAGCCAGCAGATAGATGAATTGAATCTGGATGTTTTTGTTACGTATAATGGTCAGTTGGTTTATACAAAAGACGAAACGATTCGAGCAGATCATTTTCCTGAGGAGACATTAAGAAGGATCGTAACCTTTTCAGATGACTATCATCGCCAAATCATGTTTGGTTCAAGAAAGAGTTTGGAAGGCAGTTCTCTGATGCGCTTTGGGCAAAAAAAATGGGCCAAAAAGCTATCCCGCTTTTTACCAAAACGTTTTCCTGTGACAATCGCCAAAAATTTAGTCAGTCGTTTTTCTATTCACAGAAAAGATCAACGTTATTTTGATTTGGACATATTAAAAGAACCGATCTATCAATGCGTTCTTTTGAGTGCCAAATCAGAGGAAAGCTTCTTAAAAAAGCAACTGGAAGGTTGCCATTTGACTCGTTCTAACCCGTATACTGTAGATATTATTCCAGCAGGGGGTTCAAAATTAGTTGGGATAAAGCGCTGTGCTGAACATTTTAACCTCTCACTAGATGAAGTGATGGCATTTGGTGATAGCTGGAATGATCTGGAAATGTTGAGTCATGTCGGCTATGGAGTAGCGATGGGAAATGCTGAGGAAGAGATCAAAAAGGTCGCTAAGTATGTAACGAAAAGTAATGAAGAAGATGGTATTTACCAAGCGTTGAGTCATTATGATGTGATCCATTAG
- a CDS encoding DUF72 domain-containing protein, with protein MIRLGLTSFNEHDKLTGKKRSTLYEYAGYLPLVEMDTAYYGIPKQDSVREWTKSVPENFRFVMKVYSGISCQGEWAQYYQDEAEMVEAFLTSMAPMIESGKLFAFLIQFSGTFSCTKENVQYLEKIRQWFAGFPIAIELRNGSWYTAKYIKQTLAFMKNNQFSLVAVDEPQIPTNPVPFFPYVTNDQFVLFRFHGRNAAGWMANDKDWRKKRTLYRYKAEEIAELSEAVEKVAGEAKEVAVIFNNNSGGDAAGNLLEMKAALKLEYDNLNPKQMGLF; from the coding sequence ATGATACGATTAGGTTTGACTTCTTTTAATGAACATGATAAATTAACCGGAAAAAAGCGTTCCACTTTATATGAATATGCGGGCTATTTACCATTAGTTGAGATGGATACAGCTTATTATGGTATTCCTAAGCAGGATTCGGTTAGAGAGTGGACAAAATCAGTACCTGAGAATTTTCGATTTGTCATGAAAGTATATAGCGGTATCAGTTGTCAAGGTGAATGGGCACAGTATTACCAAGATGAAGCAGAAATGGTTGAAGCATTTCTAACGAGTATGGCACCAATGATTGAAAGCGGAAAGCTGTTTGCTTTTCTGATTCAATTTTCTGGAACATTTAGCTGCACAAAGGAAAATGTTCAATACCTTGAAAAAATTCGTCAGTGGTTTGCTGGATTTCCAATTGCTATAGAATTGCGAAATGGTTCATGGTATACGGCAAAATACATCAAACAAACGCTAGCCTTTATGAAAAATAATCAATTTTCATTAGTTGCAGTCGATGAACCACAGATTCCGACAAATCCTGTTCCCTTTTTTCCTTACGTCACAAATGATCAATTTGTTTTGTTTCGATTCCATGGTCGTAATGCTGCTGGGTGGATGGCAAACGACAAAGATTGGCGCAAGAAACGCACGTTGTACCGTTATAAGGCAGAAGAAATCGCGGAATTAAGTGAAGCTGTCGAAAAAGTAGCGGGCGAAGCCAAAGAAGTTGCTGTGATCTTCAATAACAATTCTGGTGGGGATGCGGCAGGTAATTTACTTGAAATGAAAGCCGCACTTAAGCTAGAGTATGACAATTTAAATCCCAAACAAATGGGCCTATTTTGA
- a CDS encoding acyl-ACP thioesterase domain-containing protein: MAKKFTTPYEVAYYDGDITRKMTIPSMLAVVIKTSEEQSDALDRGSDFVSSFGLGWVITNYEIQITRLPKVGEKIAVTTQAIAYNKYFCYRNFWIHDEQGQECVLIKSTFVLMDKINRKMSSVLPEIIEPYESEKIKKIYRSEKIEKVENGEFSPYRVRYFDIDGNQHVNNAIYFNWMLDVLGYDFLSTHEPTYINVKFDKEVEYGQVVESHYEVLDTDEGKTTKHEIRIEGQIYCEANMKWKENE, translated from the coding sequence GTGGCAAAAAAATTTACGACCCCATATGAAGTAGCTTATTACGATGGCGATATTACGAGAAAAATGACGATTCCGTCAATGCTAGCCGTTGTGATCAAAACATCCGAAGAACAAAGCGATGCCTTAGATCGAGGAAGTGACTTTGTTTCGTCATTTGGTCTAGGCTGGGTCATTACCAATTATGAAATCCAGATTACACGTTTGCCTAAAGTTGGGGAGAAAATTGCGGTGACAACACAAGCAATCGCCTATAATAAATATTTTTGTTATCGTAACTTTTGGATTCATGATGAACAAGGTCAGGAATGTGTCTTGATCAAGTCGACATTTGTGTTGATGGACAAAATAAATCGCAAAATGAGTAGCGTCTTACCTGAAATTATTGAACCGTACGAAAGTGAAAAAATCAAGAAAATTTACCGCAGCGAGAAAATCGAAAAAGTAGAAAATGGCGAGTTTTCTCCTTATCGCGTCCGGTATTTTGATATTGATGGGAATCAGCATGTAAACAATGCAATTTACTTCAATTGGATGCTAGATGTATTAGGCTATGATTTTCTGAGTACTCATGAGCCGACCTATATCAATGTGAAATTTGATAAAGAAGTCGAGTATGGTCAAGTTGTCGAAAGTCATTATGAAGTCCTTGATACAGACGAAGGTAAAACAACGAAGCATGAGATTCGAATTGAGGGTCAAATCTATTGTGAAGCGAATATGAAATGGAAAGAAAACGAATAA